A genomic segment from Garra rufa chromosome 5, GarRuf1.0, whole genome shotgun sequence encodes:
- the sema4c gene encoding semaphorin-4C, with protein MGCAKVLLVIFVIGFEKGICVNWNPVPRKTVKYNDVHDSMARFRAVGVWNYTMLTLAEHERVLYVGAREHIFALDPNYISRQLRPQIEWSAPVEKKRECAAKGKNNQTECFNYIRFLQSYNHTHLYTCGTYAFQPKCTYINADHFTLDSAAPEDGKGKCPYDPAKGHTGLIVDKELYSATLNNFLGTEPVILRNLGQQHYSMKSEYLPAWLNEPNFVGSALVRESRNSKDGDDDKIYFFFSERAVELDCDSDLTVARVARVCKGDLGGTRTLQKKWTTFQKARLMCSFPERHITFNNLRAVFTLPGADWRSTSFYGIFHAQWGDVDVSAVCQYQIGEVKNVFDGPYKEYRESSQRWGRYTGTVPSPRPGACITNFDRENGYNSSLQLPDATLNFAKKHPLMEDRAEARPLLLTKGINFTRLAVDRVSSLDQRPYNMLFIGTADGWLQRVVILGSEAHVIEEIQLFDRQQPVDSLTISHSKKYLYIGSRSEVLQLPLANCSRYHSQPDCLLSRDPYCAWDSEGRACVRIDLHRGSTSTLSQDLMLERFNRGKTKFEKPFSIPSPDHSRLRNVTVVVGSDLVLPCHLVSNLAQPFWELNERELALVEGDAMGPRFDRALRALVIPQAGPLQAGRYICYSEEQGVKFQMERYQVAVVASAPVFMEARAPDGSMGLFWVLVITLGAACLLLLIASLYLRRRLKLALGKGAEMKPLESTLVYPITLPKEPPTRPSFVPSKMANDEDRFWETGANYYYSDGSLKIVPGHAMCSTGTTASPSAIPGQPIHSPSRLSLTNIRNSGTNGYIRLNLSTAGEERTSMGSGMGIGMGSGLGLGGRENDYSSPFKEELRKTLQQRSVLPDANPEESSV; from the exons ACGTGCACGACAGTATGGCGAGGTTTCGTGCTGTCGGGGTGTGGAACTACACCATGTTGACCCTGGCAGAGCATGAGAGGGTTTTGTACGTGGGCGCCAGAGAGCACATCTTCGCCCTGGATCCCAACTACATCAGCAGACAGCTCCGACCACAG atTGAGTGGTCTGCTCCAGTGGAAAAGAAAAGAGAGTGCGCAGCGAAGGGGAAGAATAACCAG ACTGAGTGCTTCAACTACATACGCTTCCTGCAGAGCTACAACCACACACATCTGTACACATGTGGGACGTACGCCTTCCAGCCCAAATGCACCTATATT AATGCAGATCATTTCACTCTGGATAGCGCCGCCCCGGAGGACGGCAAGGGAAAGTGCCCCTACGACCCTGCCAAGGGTCATACAGGCCTCATTGTGG ACAAAGAGTTGTACTCCGCCACCCTCAATAACTTTCTGGGCACTGAGCCCGTAATCCTGAGAAACCTGGGACAACAACATTACAGCATGAAGAGTGAATACCTACCGGCTTGGCTCAATG AGCCAAACTTTGTAGGTTCGGCGTTGGTCCGGGAGAGCCGCAACAGTAAAGATGGAGATGATGATAAGATCTATTTCTTCTTCAGTGAGAGAGCGGTGGAGCTGGACTGCGACAGCGATCTGACTGTGGCGCGGGTGGCACGTGTGTGTAAG GGAGACCTGGGCGGCACACGGACCCTACAGAAGAAGTGGACCACCTTCCAGAAAGCTCGCCTGATGTGTTCTTTCCCCGAGCGCCACATCACCTTCAATAACCTGCGAGCCGTCTTCACCCTGCCTGGGGCGGACTGGAGGAGCACTAGCTTCTACGGCATCTTCCACGCGCAGTG GGGAGATGTGGATGTATCTGCTGTGTGTCAGTACCAGATCGGAGAGGTGAAAAATGTGTTCGACGGGCCGTATAAGGAATACAGGGAGTCGTCTCAGCGATGGGGGCGATACACTGGCACCGTGCCCAGTCCACGACCTGGAGCG TGCATCACAAATTTTGACAGGGAAAACGGCTATAACAGTTCTCTACAGCTGCCTGACGCTACGCTAAACTTTGCCAAGAAGCATCCGCTAATGGAAGACCGGGCGGAAGCTCGCCCCCTGCTGCTTACTAAGGGGATCAACTTCACCCGACTAGCTGTGGACAGAGTGAGCTCACTGGACCAGAGACCCTACAACATGCTCTTCATAGGCACAG CGGATGGATGGCTCCAGCGCGTCGTGATTTTGGGGTCAGAGGCTCATGTGATAGAAGAAATCCAGCTGTTTGATCGGCAGCAACCGGTGGACAGCCTCACCATCTCGCACAGCAAA AAGTATTTGTACATTGGCTCACGCTCTGAGGTTCTTCAGCTGCCCTTGGCAAACTGCAGCCGGTACCATTCACAGCCAGACTGCCTGCTGTCCCGAGACCCGTACTGTGCCTGGGACAGCGAGGGACGCGCATGTGTCCGCATCGACCTCCACCGCGG CTCCACATCTACACTCTCGCAGGACCTCATGCTGGAAAGGTTCAACCGAGGAAAAACCAAGTTTGAGAAGCCTTTCTCCATCCCTAGTCCCG ACCATTCTAGGTTGAGAAATGTGACTGTGGTTGTTGGGTCAGATCTAGTATTGCCCTGCCATCTGGTTTCCAACCTAGCCCAACCATTTTGGGAGCTCAATGAACGTGAGCTTGCCCTGGTGGAAGGTGATGCCATGGGGCCACGATTTGACAGAGCCCTCCGTGCCCTTGTTATCCCCCAAGCCGGTCCCCTTCAAGCAGGCCGCTACATCTGCTACTCAGAGGAGCAGGGCGTGAAGTTCCAGATGGAACGATACCAGGTCGCAGTGGTAGCCAGCGCGCCCGTCTTCATGGAGGCCCGCGCTCCAGACGGCAGCATGGGATTGTTCTGGGTCCTGGTGATCACTTTGGGTGCAGCTTGTCTGTTGCTCCTAATCGCGTCTTTGTACCTTCGCAGAAGACTGAAGTTGGCACTGGGCAAAGGGGCGGAAATGAAACCGCTGGAGAGTACTTTGGTGTACCCCATTACGTTACCAAAAGAGCCTCCCACCCGGCCGTCATTTGTCCCAAGCAAGATGGCGAACGATGAGGATCGCTTTTGGGAAACAGGGGCGAATTATTACTACTCGGATGGCTCGTTGAAAATCGTGCCAGGGCACGCAATGTGCTCCACCGGAACAACAGCTTCTCCGAGCGCCATTCCCGGTCAGCCCATTCACTCGCCAAGCAGGCTGAGCCTCACCAATATTCGAAACTCAGGCACCAACGGATACATCCGCCTGAACCTGAGCACAGCCGGAGAGGAAAGAACAAGCATGGGATCGGGAATGGGAATCGGGATGGGGAGCGGACTCGGGCTCGGAGGCCGAGAGAACGACTACTCCAGTCCATTCAAAGAAGAGCTCCGGAAAACCCTCCAGCAGAGGAGCGTGCTTCCCGACGCCAATCCTGAGGAGTCTTCTGTGTAG